From a region of the Anser cygnoides isolate HZ-2024a breed goose chromosome 34, Taihu_goose_T2T_genome, whole genome shotgun sequence genome:
- the LOC136788218 gene encoding maestro heat-like repeat-containing protein family member 7 has product MVIEALRDSSIYDKQEASSLLDMAIQDPASWLTDVPKIVRCIHGSVECISTAPARQRLDTLILWLTNQWPMKVVRSLLKISPSSDSAALAMWEAMFSHNQTMEKVLRETLDVLQDQQLRRLPGLITDDNCIHHLALLARADGGQEDLDAVYHLQRLLKHPSQAMHSLVLHVLLPVSERPAMARRIPVLLPGIMEGLQAAKADTKLKALLLIGNVMGHVKRKQASSIALQVAGEILPLFNDECSQVQELSICLYNKVMQLVLRCHRRQMKKIVRRGLLPLFFHLSDQTQSVAKASVEALVTAADFLKREELKRLAQTEQTWRIAECLLVQDKRMVEEYLQQSLPYLQHTQVTLREAAVRFIGEPQPPASLFWQPLAAPASAVPRESLPVLDWVPRGPVPPRAHAGGPGVRLAQSHPLGHPSSAGPALLRV; this is encoded by the exons ATGGTCATTGAAGCGCTGAGAGACTCCAGCATCTACGACAAGCAGGAGGCCAGCAGCCTGTTGGACATGGCCATCCAAGACCCTGCCTCCTGGCTGACCGAT gtgCCAAAGATCGTGAGATGCATCCACGGAAGCGTGGAGTGCATCAGCACGGCACCAGCCCGGCAGAGACTGGACACACTCATCCTCTGGCTGACCAACCAGTGGCCAATGAAGGTGGTCAGGAGCCTGCTGAAGATCTCGCCGTCGTCTGACAG CGCTGCCCTGGCCATGTGGGAAGCAATGTTTTCCCACAACCAGACTATGGAGAAGGTCCTGAGGGAGACACTTGACGTGCTCCAGGACCAGCAGCTGCGCAGGCTCCCTGGCCTCATCACAGACGACAACTGCATCCATCACTTGGCG CTGCTGGCCCGCGCGGATGGTGGACAAGAGGACTTGGATGCCGTGTACCATCTCCAGAGGCTCTTGAAGCATCCCAGCCAAGCGATGCACTCACTGGTGCTCCACGTTCTCCTCCCCGTGTCAGAGAGACCTGCAATG GCAAGAAGAATTCCGGTCCTGCTGCCAGGCATCATGGAGGGCCTGCAGGCTGCCAAGGCTGACACCAAGTTGAAGGCCCTGCTTCTCATCGGAAACGTCATGGGTCATGTGAAGAGGAAGCAGGCCAGCTCCATCGCTCTGCAAGTGGCTGGGGAGATCCTGCCACTGTTTAACGAC GAGTGCAGCCAGGTGCAAGAGCTCTCCATCTGCCTCTACAACAAAGTGATGCAGCTTGTGTTACGGTGCCACAGGAGACAGATGAAGAAGATCGTGCGGAGGGGCCTGCTCCCACTCTTTTTTCACCTGAGCGACCAGACCCAGAGCGTGGCCAAG gcctCCGTGGAAGCCCTTGTCACCGCTGCAGACTTCCTGAAGCGGGAAGAACTCAAGCGCCTGGCCCAGACAGAGCAGACCTGGAGGATCGCAGAGTGCTTG CTCGTGCAGGACAAGAGGATGGTGGAGGAAtacctgcagcagagcctgccGTACCTGCAGCACACTCAGGTCACCTTGCGCGAGGCAGCCGTGAGGTTCATCGGTGAGCCACAGCCCCCGGCGTCCCTCTTTTGGCAGCCTTTGGCAGCCCCAGCTTCTGCAGTGCCCAGAGAGTCCCTCCCCGTCCTGGACTGGGTCCCCAGGGGCCCCGTGCCACCCCGTGCCCATGCAGGTGGGCCTGGGGTGCGCCTTGCTCAGTCCCACCCTCTCGGGCACCCATCTTCCGCggggccagccctgctgaggGTGTGA